The sequence GGGCAACGGCGCCGTGTCGGCGGCGGTGACCACTCTGGTGCGCGAGGCGCGCGGCGGTGACGAGCGAGCCGCAGCACTGCTGACCGAGCGGGCCCGTGCTCTGGGCGAAGCCGTAGCGCTGCTGCGCGACGTCCTCAACCCCGATGACCTGGTGGTCGGTGGCCAGGGTTTCACCGAATACCCGGAGGGCATGGCCGAGGTCGAGCGGGCCTTCACGCAGCGTTCGGTGCTGTCGGCGCGCAGCATCCGCGTCACCGCGTTCGGCAACCGGGTTCAGGAGGCCGGCGCCGGCACGGTGTCACTGGGCGGGCTCTACGCCGACCCGGTCGGGGCGATGCGCCGGTCCCGCGGTCCGGTCGCCCGCGTGGTCCCGGAAGTGTCCGCCTGACCGAACCTGTAAGGATGGCGGGGTGGGCTACGACGTTGGAGGGGTTGGGAGCGTCAGATCCGATGTGCACCGAGTAGCGCTGCTGTCGGTACACACCTCGCCGCTGGCCCAGCCCGGCACCGGCGATGCCGGTGGCATGAACGTCTACGTCCTGCAGAGCGCGCTGCATTTGGCGCGCCGCGGGGTGTCGGTGGAAGTGTTCACCCGCGCCACGTCGTCGGTCGACCCGCCGGTGCAGCACGTGGCGCCCGGCGTGCTGGTGCGCAACGTGGTGGCCGGGCCGTTCGAAGGTTTGGACAAGAACGACCTGCCCACGCAGCTGTGCGCGTTCGCCGCCGGGGTGCTGCGCGCCGAGGCCGCCCACGAGCCCGGTTACTACGACGTCGTGCATTCGCACTACTGGCTGTCCGGGCAGGTCGGCTGGCTGGCCGCGGACCGGTGGGCGGTGCCGCTGGTGCACACCGCGCACACCCTGGCCGGGGTGAAGAACGCCGCCCTGGCCGCCGGGGACGCCCCGGAACCGCCGCTGCGCACGGTCGGCGAGCAGCAGGTCGTCGATGCCGCCGACCGGCTCATCGTCAATACCGACGATGAAGCCCAGCAACTCGTCGACCTGCATGAGGCGGACCCGCGCCGGATCGACGTGGCGCACCCGGGCGTCGACCTGGAGGTGTTCCGGCCCGGCGACAAGCGGGCGGCCCGGGCGGCGTTGGGGTTGTCGGTAGGCGAACCGATCGTGGCGTTCGTCGGCCGCATCCAGCCGCTCAAGGCGCCCGACATCCTGCTGCGGGCGGCCGCGAAACTGCCCGGGGTGCGTGTGGTGGTGGCCGGCGGGCCGTCGGGCAGCAGCGGGCTGGCGGAACCGGGCGGCCTGGTTCGGCTCGCCGCCGAACTGGGTACCAGTGACCGGGTGACCTTCCTGCCGCCGCAGTCCCGCGAGGATCTGGCGATGCTGTTCCAAGCCGCCGACCTGGTGGCCGTGCCGAGCTACTCCGAATCGTTCGGGCTGGTGGCCCTGGAGGCCCAGGCGTGCGGGACGCCGGTGGTGGCCGCGGCCGTCGGTGGGCTGCCGGTCGCGGTGCGCGACGGCGTCACCGGGCGTCTGGTCGACGGGCACGGGATTGAGGCGTGGACGACCGCCCTCGATGAGCTGCTGCGGCTCGGTTCCGGGCCCCGGGGATGGGCGATGCGCAGGGCCGCCGTCAGCCATGCGGCGCAGTTTTCCTGGGAGCGCACCGTCGACGCCCAATTGGCCAGCTACACGCACGCGATCGAAGACTTCGCCGCGGCCCGGGGCGGCCGGATGCGGGTGCTCGGATCGGCGCGCCGGCCTCGCCGGTGGCCGACGCGGCGCGGGGCGCGCGCATGAGCAGGATGGCGACACGGCGCGTCCCGTCGGCGCCGAGTGTGCGGTTTGCGAGGCCTGCCCCGGTGTGTTGCCGAGTAAACCGCACACTCGACGCACATCGGGGGCACGCGCACAGGAGTCAGTGGTGGGGATGAACCGCAGCGACGTCCAGGAGCTCATCGAAAGCACCCTGCAGGCGGCTGAGCTGGCCTATTCGCCGACCCCGGGCTCACACGGCGGGCTGCCCGGGCTGATCGTGGAACTGCCCGGCGAGCGCAAACTCAAGACCAACACCATCCTCAGTGTCGGAGAGCACTCGGTGCGCGTCGAGGCGTTCGTCTGCCGTCAGCCCGACGAGAACCACGCCGGGGTCTACCGGTACCTGCTCCAGCGCAACCGCCGGCTGTACGGGGTGGCCTACACCCTGGACAACGTCGGCGACATCTACCTCGTCGGTCGCATGGCGCTGACTTCGGTGACGCCCGAGGAGATCGACCGGGTGCTCGGACAGGTGCTCGAAGCCGTCGACTTCGACTTCAATACGTTGCTGGAGTTGGGATTTGCCACCTCGATCCAGAAGGAATGGGAGTGGCGGGTGTCCACCGGACAGTCGCTGAAGAACCTGCGGGCGTTCGAGCATTTGATCCCGCCGAGCAGCTGACCCTCACCCGTCGGGCAGGACCGCCGACTCCAACTCGCGCAGGCAGCGCTCGGTCCTCGGCACCAGCGTTGCGATATCGGGCATCACCTCGCCGTCGCCGACATAGCCGATACCGATGCGGTCGGCATACGAGCACAACGTGACATTGAGCGTCTGGCCGTCGAAAACGGTCGACACCGGATAGATCTCTTCGACATGTGCACCGTTCCAATACATTTCATCGCGCGGCCCGGGCACGCTGGATATCGGAAGGTTGTATCCGGTTCGTATCCGCGGACTCACCGGCGCAACCGCCTGGAAGATGGTCGAGGCGATGCTGGGCGCCAGCAGCGACAGCGATGCCCCCGACCCGTACCGGGCGACATAGCGTTTGCCTTCACGCATGGACCGGTGCACCCGCCGGAGTCGTTGCACCGGGTCGGCAACGTCGGTGCCGATCGGGCACAGCCATGCGCCGAAACGGTTTCCGGAGTCATCGGAGGTGGCGTTGGGGGCGCGCACGGTGATGGGGCAGAACGCCACCAGCGATTGCCCCGGCAGGCAGCCATGATCGGTCAGCCAGCTGCGCAGCACCCCACCGACGACGGCGGTGGTGACGTCGTTGGCCGTGGTGCCGGTGGCCTGCTGCACCGCCCGGATGCGGCTCTTGGCCCAGCTGCCGGCGACGACGCCGCGTTTGGGTCCCAGCCGCCGGTTGAACGGCGTGAACGGCGCGCCGACCGCCGGGATGGGGGTGCGGCCGGTGAGTGTCGCGAGCACGGCGCGTGCCGGGCTTTCGACGAGGTGCTCGAGCATCGTCACACCGGAGACGGCGGCGCCGGCCAGGCGTCGCAGCGGTGCGATCAGATCCGATCCGGAATCGGCGGTCGGCTGGGCCGTCCGGCTGTGCTGTGCGGCGTAGAACGGTGACATGCCGCGCCGATCAGGATCCGGGCTCAGCCCGTCGCTGATCATCCGTAGCCCCGCAACGCCGTCCACGATGATGTGATGGACCTTGGCGTAGAAGGCGATTCTGCCGTCGGCGAGCCCGTCGATCAGGACGGCCGTCCACAGCGGCCGCGACCGGTCCAGTCGCTCGGCGTGCAGTTCGCCGATGAGCCGCCACAGTTCGTCACGGCCGCTGCCGGCCGGCAGGGTCCGTCGGGCGAGGTGCTGCTCCAGGTCGAGGTCGTGTTCATCGCGCCAGACCCACATGCCGCCGGTGCGCGGGCTCCGGTGCGGAACGCGGCGGAGGCGGTGGTCGACGGCGCCGGTGTGGTTCAGTGCCTGGCGGTAGAGCTGGTCGGCGAACCGTTCGCCCGCATCTTCCGGCGGCGCGAGAATCAGCACCGCGCCGATGTTGATCGGGTGGAACAACGAGTCCCCGGTGATCATCGCTGCGTCAAGGACGCTCATCCCGTTCATGTATCACCTCGCGTCGTCGGCCCCCGTCAGTCGAGCAGCCCGGACTGCACGATGGCCGCCTCGACGAACCGCTGAACCGGTCGAGCTTCGAAGAATCCGGTGTGCCCGCCGCGGTACCAGACGATCTCCGGCTTGCCCCAGTGCTCCCACAGCCGGACCACCTGCTCGCGTGGGTGCACCACCCGGTCGGCGATGCCGGCGTAGATGAAACGGCCCCGCATCGGGACCCGGGGCTGCAGCGACAGCGGCGACGTCATCCGGCCGAGCGGCTCGGCCAGCACGACCGTCTGCCGGCGCGGGTCGGTGCGGCTCAGACCGGAGTGCCGACCCAGCAACTGGACCACATCGGCCACCGGCACCCCCAGAATGGCGCAGGTCAGATCGTCCTCCAGGCTGGCAACCAAAGCGGCGATGTAGCCGCCCATCGAGATGCTGTTCAGCCCGATCGGCGACTCCGGCTCCTGCGCGCGGATCCAGCTCAGCAGGCGTCGGACATCCCAGACTCCCTGGGCGCCGGCGTGCACGTTGTCCAGGGCGTCCTCGCCGGGGAAGGCCGCCCCCTTGGGCAGGCCACGTGCCCGCGGCCCGTGCATGGGCAGCACCGGCAGGACGATGTTCAGGCCGAATTTCTCATGCAGGTGGCGCGCCCGAAACAGCCACAGGTCCAGCCCGGCACGGCCCATCTCGGCGCCGTGCACACCCACCAGCCACGGTCGGGGCTCGTGATGTCGCAGCAGAATCGCGTAGGCGCGGTCGTTGCCGGTGTAACTGCGCCACCGCTGCGCGCCGGGCTCCCCCGGCAGCGGTGCGTATCCGCTCTCCCAGCGGATCCGGTCATGGGATCGCCGACGGCCTTCCCGGGGCAGCAGGGTGACCTCGGTCAGCGGCGGCGGTGCGGCGAAGAACTTCTCCGGTTCGTCGAGAAAGCCGCGCGAACCGTAGAAGTCGATCGCCTCGGAGACCTCGGCGTTGATGCGTTCGAAGACGTCCATGCCGCCGATCGGACGGCGTCCCCGCAGTCCGAGCAGGACGACTTCGTCGCGGAAGGCCTGGGTGGCCAACGCGAGGGTCGGCCGGGCGACGGGCAGGTCCTCCTCGTGGCGCTCGTCGAGGTAGTCGCGCCACATCCGTGCGTAGTACCGGCCGGTACGCCGAAACGGCCGGGTCACCGTCCCCAACGGGGCGGTGACGGGCGACCGCCCGGCGGGCCCACTGCGCTCCCGGGCGGGGTCGCTGGGTTCTACTGCCATGCCTTGACGCTATCGACGCGATCACGCGCCAGGCAGGGCCGTTGGTCCTGGCAGTGGTGAGCCAAAGGCACCCGAACCCCGCGTGAGACACTGACGCCCATGTCTGACACTGCCACCCTGATACTGCTGCGTCACGGCGAGAGCGAATGGAACGCCAGCAACCAGTTCACCGGTTGGATGGACGTCAACCTGACCGACAAGGGCCGTGCCGAGGCGGTCCGCGCCGGCTCGCTACTGGTCGAACACGGCCTGCTTCCCGATGTGGTCTACACCTCGCTGCTGCGTCGGGCGATCACCACCGCGAACCTGGCGCTGGACGCCGCCGACCGGCACTGGATCCCGGTGCACCGCACCTGGCGGCTCAACGAGCGCCACTACGGCGCGCTGCAGGGCCTGGACAAGGCGGCCACCAAGGCGCGCTACGGCGACGAGCAGTTCATGACGTGGCGGCGCAGCTACGACACCCCGCCCCCGCCCATCGAGGCCGGCAGCCGGTACAGCCAGGACACCGACCCCCGCTACGCCGACATCGGCGGCGGGCCGCTCACCGAGTGCCTGGCCGACGTGGTGGCGCGCTTCCTGCCCTACTTCACCGACGTCGTCATCCCGGACCTGCGGTGCGGCAAGACGGTGCTGATCGCGGCGCACGGCAACTCGTTGCGGGCGCTGGTGAAGTACCTCGACCAGA is a genomic window of Mycolicibacter heraklionensis containing:
- the mshA gene encoding D-inositol-3-phosphate glycosyltransferase, translated to MGYDVGGVGSVRSDVHRVALLSVHTSPLAQPGTGDAGGMNVYVLQSALHLARRGVSVEVFTRATSSVDPPVQHVAPGVLVRNVVAGPFEGLDKNDLPTQLCAFAAGVLRAEAAHEPGYYDVVHSHYWLSGQVGWLAADRWAVPLVHTAHTLAGVKNAALAAGDAPEPPLRTVGEQQVVDAADRLIVNTDDEAQQLVDLHEADPRRIDVAHPGVDLEVFRPGDKRAARAALGLSVGEPIVAFVGRIQPLKAPDILLRAAAKLPGVRVVVAGGPSGSSGLAEPGGLVRLAAELGTSDRVTFLPPQSREDLAMLFQAADLVAVPSYSESFGLVALEAQACGTPVVAAAVGGLPVAVRDGVTGRLVDGHGIEAWTTALDELLRLGSGPRGWAMRRAAVSHAAQFSWERTVDAQLASYTHAIEDFAAARGGRMRVLGSARRPRRWPTRRGARA
- a CDS encoding YbjN domain-containing protein — translated: MNRSDVQELIESTLQAAELAYSPTPGSHGGLPGLIVELPGERKLKTNTILSVGEHSVRVEAFVCRQPDENHAGVYRYLLQRNRRLYGVAYTLDNVGDIYLVGRMALTSVTPEEIDRVLGQVLEAVDFDFNTLLELGFATSIQKEWEWRVSTGQSLKNLRAFEHLIPPSS
- a CDS encoding wax ester/triacylglycerol synthase family O-acyltransferase — translated: MNGMSVLDAAMITGDSLFHPINIGAVLILAPPEDAGERFADQLYRQALNHTGAVDHRLRRVPHRSPRTGGMWVWRDEHDLDLEQHLARRTLPAGSGRDELWRLIGELHAERLDRSRPLWTAVLIDGLADGRIAFYAKVHHIIVDGVAGLRMISDGLSPDPDRRGMSPFYAAQHSRTAQPTADSGSDLIAPLRRLAGAAVSGVTMLEHLVESPARAVLATLTGRTPIPAVGAPFTPFNRRLGPKRGVVAGSWAKSRIRAVQQATGTTANDVTTAVVGGVLRSWLTDHGCLPGQSLVAFCPITVRAPNATSDDSGNRFGAWLCPIGTDVADPVQRLRRVHRSMREGKRYVARYGSGASLSLLAPSIASTIFQAVAPVSPRIRTGYNLPISSVPGPRDEMYWNGAHVEEIYPVSTVFDGQTLNVTLCSYADRIGIGYVGDGEVMPDIATLVPRTERCLRELESAVLPDG
- a CDS encoding alpha/beta hydrolase family protein — its product is MAVEPSDPARERSGPAGRSPVTAPLGTVTRPFRRTGRYYARMWRDYLDERHEEDLPVARPTLALATQAFRDEVVLLGLRGRRPIGGMDVFERINAEVSEAIDFYGSRGFLDEPEKFFAAPPPLTEVTLLPREGRRRSHDRIRWESGYAPLPGEPGAQRWRSYTGNDRAYAILLRHHEPRPWLVGVHGAEMGRAGLDLWLFRARHLHEKFGLNIVLPVLPMHGPRARGLPKGAAFPGEDALDNVHAGAQGVWDVRRLLSWIRAQEPESPIGLNSISMGGYIAALVASLEDDLTCAILGVPVADVVQLLGRHSGLSRTDPRRQTVVLAEPLGRMTSPLSLQPRVPMRGRFIYAGIADRVVHPREQVVRLWEHWGKPEIVWYRGGHTGFFEARPVQRFVEAAIVQSGLLD
- a CDS encoding phosphoglyceromutase, with protein sequence MSDTATLILLRHGESEWNASNQFTGWMDVNLTDKGRAEAVRAGSLLVEHGLLPDVVYTSLLRRAITTANLALDAADRHWIPVHRTWRLNERHYGALQGLDKAATKARYGDEQFMTWRRSYDTPPPPIEAGSRYSQDTDPRYADIGGGPLTECLADVVARFLPYFTDVVIPDLRCGKTVLIAAHGNSLRALVKYLDQMSDEDVVGLNIPTGIPLRYDLDADLRPKVAGGVYLDPEAAAAGAAAVASQGAK